The Photobacterium sanguinicancri genome includes the window TGGGGAATGCCTTGTCAGCACTACGCGAGCACATGCCGCATGTTGATACTCGTGTCGCTGCCATTTTCCGCCAAGGTCGTCCTATTCGCCCACAAGGTACCACGATTATTGAAGCCGATGATGAAGTGTTCTTTGTCGCAGCCAGCAACCATATTCGCTCCGTCATGAGTGAACTTCAGCGCCTTGAAAAGCCGTACAAACGGTTGATGATTGTCGGTGGCGGCAACATTGGGGCAGGGTTGGCACGACGTTTAGAGCAAACCTACAGCGTCAAGCTGATAGAGCGAAACCCTAACCGTGCTGAAAACCTATCAGAAATGCTAGAGAACACTATCGTGTTTTGTGGTGATGCGTCAGATCAAGAGCTCCTCAGCGAAGAGCACATCGAACAAATTGATGTTTTCATTGCCGTAACCAATGATGATGAAGCGAATATCATGTCAGCGATGCTGGCCAAACGTATGGGCGCCAAAAAAGTCATGGTGCTTATTCAGCGTGGCGCTTACGTTGATTTGGTACAAGGTGGTACGATTGATATTGCGATTTCCCCGCAACAAGCCACTATTTCAGCCTTACTCACCCATGTCCGTCGAGCGGATATTGTCAATGTATCGTCACTCCGTCGTGGGGCGGCAGAAGCGATTGAAGCCATTGCCCATGGTGATGCCAGTACATCAAAAGTCGTGGGACGCGCTATCAGTGACATTAAGCTACCACCGGGTACCACTATTGGTGCCATTGTTCGTGGCGAAGAAGTATTGATCGGCCATGACAGAACGGTTATTGAACAAGACGATCACGTAGTGATGTTCTTGGTTGATAAGAAATATATCCCAGATGTTGAACGCTTGTTCCAACCAAGTCCGTTCTTCTTGTAAAGTATTTATGGTTAATTACCGTCCTATCTTATTCGTGATTGGGTTGGTCTTATCGAAGATCGCCCTCTTCATGTACGTCCCTACTTTAGTGGCGTTTTTTACCGGCACTGGTGGCTTTATTGATTTTGCCACAGCGGTGATCATCACTCATGTGGTGGCCTTCCTATGCCTCACCTTTGGCCGTACCAACGAGTTTAAACTCGGGGTGCGCGATATGTTTCTGATCACCACCTTGGTTTGGACCATCGCCAGCGCTTTTGCCGCGCTGCCCTTTGTGTTCATCAATCATATCAGTTTCACCGATGCCTATTTTGAAACCATGTCAGGGATCACCACCACAGGTTCAACGGTACTCAGTGGCCTCGATGATATGGCACCGAGCATTCTATTGTGGCGGTCAACGCTACAATGGCTTGGCGGTGTCGGCTTCATCGTGATGGGGGTTGCCATCTTGCCGATGCTCAACGTCGGTGGGATGCGGCTGTTCCAAACGGAATCATCAGATTGGTCCGATAAAAGCTCACCGCGTACCAAAAATGTCGCCAAAAACATTGTGAATGTGTACTTGATCCTAACGGGTCTTTGCGTGGTCGGTTACATGCTGGCGGGGATGAATACCTTTGATGCCATCAACCACGCCTTCACAACATTATCGACCGGCGGTTATTCCACCTCTGATGGCTCGATGAACCACTTCTCCAATGCCGCGCATTGGGTAGCGATCATCTTCATGTTTGCTGGCGGCTTACCTTTCTTATTGTTCGTTCAGATGTTGAGAAAGAAAAGTGCGACCGCTTTATTCAATGATGCACAAGTACGCGGATTTACCCTGTTGGTCTTTGGTGCCGGGTTATTGGTCGCAATATGGCTCACGCTTGATAAAGACTATACGTTTGCCGATGCCTTCCGTGTTTCGCTGTTCAACATCATTTCAGTGGTCACCACCACAGGCTTTGGCTTAGATGACTTTACCAACTGGGGTCCATTCCCTGCGATTGTGTTTGCCTTCATTATGCTGGTGGGCGGTTGTTCAGGCTCCACGGCTGGCGGCATTAAAATCTTCCGTTTCCAAGTGGCTTTTGCCTTACTGCGTAAGCAAATGATGCAATTGATCCACCCATCAGGGGTGTTTATCCAGCGCTACAATGGCCGTCCTGTCACGGATGGTATCGTACGTTCTGTTGTGGCCTTTGCATTGACGTTTATTATTACGATAGTTGTGGTAGCTGCGATTTTAGGCATGCTCGGACTGGATCCCGTAACCAGCATTACAGGCGCGGTCACAGCAGTTGCGAACGTAGGACCAGGGATGGGCAATATTATCGGCCCAACAGGGAACTTTGCGACATTACCCGATGCAGCAAAATGGGTACTGAGCTTCGGCATGTTGATGGGGCGTTTAGAGATATTAACGGTATTAGTGGTGTTCTTCCCCGCATTTTGGCGAGATTAGTCCTGCACAGGTCCTGAGAATCACGAACCAAAAGATACAAAAACGGCGCTCATCAGCGCCGTTTTTTATTGCTTATTAAGCTTGATTAGATCGGTTTTACATATAAGTAAATCGCGAAGAAATGACAAATCGTGCCACCTAATACAAACAAATGCCAAATCGCATGATTGTAAGGAATGCGCTTATTCACGTAGAACACCACACCCAGCGAGTAAATCACCCCGCCAAGCCCTAGCAAGACAAGACCGCCTGTTGCTAAGGACAAAGACAACTGATACACCGCAATCAGCGCTAACCACCCCATCACCAAATAAGTTGCCAGCGATAGCTTTTTAAAGCGGTATACAAACATAATTTTAAGGGCAATACCCAGTAACGCTAACCCCCAAATCACCGCCATTAATGTCATGGCGAGTGGGGTACGTAATGTGATCAACAAAAATGGGGTATAGGTACCCGCGATCAATAAGTAAATCGCACAGTGATCTAGGGTTTTCAGTACACGCTTGGCTTTTTCTAGTGTGATAGCATGATACAAAGTCGAAGCCAAATACAGCAGGATCATACTGCCGCCATAGACGCTTAAACTCGCAATACTCATGGTATCAGCATTCAGATTATTCGCCTGCACCAGCAGCAAAACTAACCCTACAATCCCAAATAGCATACCAAGGCCATGACTCACACTGTTGGCAATCTCTTCTGCTACCGAATACTGTGGGCCGGCACTTTTATTCATTGTTGTCGCTCCTAATAGAGTTAAAACTCAGCTAAAGAGCAGTATCGCACAACTTAGCTTACACTTGTACGCTGAAATGCATTTATCATCATTTTAACACTCAGCGCCCAAGTTATAATCCACAACGTCACTATCACTAAGTGGTCTCATCAAGGAAGGCGACAACTTGCTCACCCGCAGATTCAGGAGAACAATCAGCGCTAATCTGTAATTCGCGTTTTAATTCACCACGCCCTAAGAACCCCGCCAACATACCAGACACACCTTTTAAACGACGATCCACTTCAAACCACAATTGCAAACCTTGTTCATCACGGTAGGCCACCACTTCAAGCTCTCGCCAGCGACCGTGGAATGGTCCAGAAACAGGCACAAATTCAAATTCTTGTACAAATGGCAACGCAAAACCTTTGGCAGCTTCACATTCCACCTGACGAATACGCAAGCCTGCTTGCTCTAAAGCCGTAAACACCCCATCCATCAAAGGCTCGGGACGCACGGTTAAGGTGTCTTTATCTTTAGGATCAATCGCAAGCGCAATATCTAATGAGGTATCAAGCCACACTTGAGCATCACCAATCGTAACGGGCGTATTAAATGGAAGGTCGAAAGTAAATGAAAATTGACGCTCTTCCTGCACTCCAATCACAAAAGCTTCGGGTAATGACCATTCGGCCAACTTACAAATTTGCGGTATTTTTTCTTTACGCTGATCACTGTCGCCACGGCCAGTCGCCACCTCATCAAGATAACGGCAGCATAAAGATAAATGAATATTATCAATTTGCTGTTCGGTTGCCCCACCTTGAACGCGAATTTCAATTGGCAGCGGTTGGCCTGGGATCAAAACATCATGAGGTAAAATTGTATCGACTTTAGCAGCGCCAATGCCAAAACTCGCGAGACTTTTTCGAAATAAAGACATGCATCCTCCTTGCGCATTGCATCAATACTGGCCATTAGCTTGGCGCTATCGATGGTGCAAATAAACAGTTAAAAACCAGTAGGCTTAAGATACGTTGACTCTATCTTGTACAGTCCGAGATCAAATCGCAAGTCAATTCCACTACTGACTATTTGAGCGATTAGAGAATTCCGACAGAGGCTTTAAAAAGTAGAAAATAAGGCAGAGAAATAACAACATTGGCGTTAAATTGAGCGGATAAGTACCCACATAAATAACGAGTCATCGACAATAAAAAATAGGGGGAGAAACTCGACTTTACGAGAGATGTAGCGAACACCAAAAGAAAACGGAGCGTCTG containing:
- the trkA gene encoding Trk system potassium transporter TrkA, giving the protein MKIIILGAGQVGGTLAENLVGENNDITIVDKDPERLRELQDKYDLRVVQGFASHPKTLRDAGAQDADMLVAVTNSDETNMIACQIAFSLFNTPNRVARIRSPEYLKEKEQLFQSDAVPVDHLIAPEELVTGYIERLIEYPGALQVVGFAEDKVGLVAVKAYYGGPLVGNALSALREHMPHVDTRVAAIFRQGRPIRPQGTTIIEADDEVFFVAASNHIRSVMSELQRLEKPYKRLMIVGGGNIGAGLARRLEQTYSVKLIERNPNRAENLSEMLENTIVFCGDASDQELLSEEHIEQIDVFIAVTNDDEANIMSAMLAKRMGAKKVMVLIQRGAYVDLVQGGTIDIAISPQQATISALLTHVRRADIVNVSSLRRGAAEAIEAIAHGDASTSKVVGRAISDIKLPPGTTIGAIVRGEEVLIGHDRTVIEQDDHVVMFLVDKKYIPDVERLFQPSPFFL
- a CDS encoding TrkH family potassium uptake protein encodes the protein MVNYRPILFVIGLVLSKIALFMYVPTLVAFFTGTGGFIDFATAVIITHVVAFLCLTFGRTNEFKLGVRDMFLITTLVWTIASAFAALPFVFINHISFTDAYFETMSGITTTGSTVLSGLDDMAPSILLWRSTLQWLGGVGFIVMGVAILPMLNVGGMRLFQTESSDWSDKSSPRTKNVAKNIVNVYLILTGLCVVGYMLAGMNTFDAINHAFTTLSTGGYSTSDGSMNHFSNAAHWVAIIFMFAGGLPFLLFVQMLRKKSATALFNDAQVRGFTLLVFGAGLLVAIWLTLDKDYTFADAFRVSLFNIISVVTTTGFGLDDFTNWGPFPAIVFAFIMLVGGCSGSTAGGIKIFRFQVAFALLRKQMMQLIHPSGVFIQRYNGRPVTDGIVRSVVAFALTFIITIVVVAAILGMLGLDPVTSITGAVTAVANVGPGMGNIIGPTGNFATLPDAAKWVLSFGMLMGRLEILTVLVVFFPAFWRD
- the trhA gene encoding PAQR family membrane homeostasis protein TrhA, which codes for MNKSAGPQYSVAEEIANSVSHGLGMLFGIVGLVLLLVQANNLNADTMSIASLSVYGGSMILLYLASTLYHAITLEKAKRVLKTLDHCAIYLLIAGTYTPFLLITLRTPLAMTLMAVIWGLALLGIALKIMFVYRFKKLSLATYLVMGWLALIAVYQLSLSLATGGLVLLGLGGVIYSLGVVFYVNKRIPYNHAIWHLFVLGGTICHFFAIYLYVKPI
- a CDS encoding sporulation protein, which translates into the protein MSLFRKSLASFGIGAAKVDTILPHDVLIPGQPLPIEIRVQGGATEQQIDNIHLSLCCRYLDEVATGRGDSDQRKEKIPQICKLAEWSLPEAFVIGVQEERQFSFTFDLPFNTPVTIGDAQVWLDTSLDIALAIDPKDKDTLTVRPEPLMDGVFTALEQAGLRIRQVECEAAKGFALPFVQEFEFVPVSGPFHGRWRELEVVAYRDEQGLQLWFEVDRRLKGVSGMLAGFLGRGELKRELQISADCSPESAGEQVVAFLDETT